The following proteins come from a genomic window of Paenibacillus swuensis:
- a CDS encoding NADPH-dependent FMN reductase, translated as MKVALIAGGNRLEATSTQVLRYIQHELTAQQHEVELVDLYVTPIPFYSTDENHADAATLRLKRVLKEADAIVLGTPEYHGSMSGVLKNALDHVSSEEFDGKAVLVVSSAGGAVGTSSLLQLQAIVRNLHGINCPEWISVGGDARTFDSEGIPADDKVKTRILRTLHYFIDLSANLRQ; from the coding sequence ATGAAGGTAGCTCTAATTGCAGGCGGTAATCGCTTGGAAGCAACAAGTACCCAGGTTTTACGTTATATTCAACATGAACTTACAGCACAGCAGCACGAAGTTGAACTGGTCGACTTGTATGTAACGCCAATTCCGTTCTATTCCACGGATGAGAATCATGCTGATGCGGCTACTTTGCGGCTTAAACGGGTTTTAAAGGAAGCGGATGCGATTGTTCTTGGGACGCCTGAATATCACGGAAGCATGTCGGGGGTGCTGAAGAATGCTTTAGATCATGTAAGCTCAGAGGAGTTCGATGGAAAAGCTGTTCTTGTTGTCAGCTCTGCGGGTGGGGCGGTAGGAACATCGTCACTTCTGCAATTGCAGGCGATCGTACGTAATTTACACGGCATCAATTGCCCGGAATGGATTTCGGTTGGCGGCGATGCGCGAACGTTTGATTCCGAGGGTATACCGGCTGATGATAAGGTAAAAACTCGGATCCTCCGCACATTGCATTACTTTATAGACTTATCCGCTAATTTGCGCCAATAA
- a CDS encoding putative glycoside hydrolase: MDFLLAAMLLLGNQSDTQQDMTMNKLLLATIPKQTGVAGQGNTLPVSGTTGGKVDPQKDAPIVKGVYATAHTAAGSRMQSLLTLLDETELNSMVIDIKDDWGYVTYDTKNPAITALGTTKPIIKDMSKLMNTLEQHKIYPIARIVVFKDSVLAKQKPNLSFIKKDGTVWKNGKGDSFVNPYVKQVWDYNISVAKEAAKAGFKEIQFDYVRFPEGFEKKADTLGFYKDKRKRTEAVQDFVKYAREQLASDGIRISVDIFGYAAAVPAAEGIGQDFVKISENVDVICPMIYPSHYSEGWYGAKVPDAAPYQTIAGATKDTHKKLVPIGAKKPIIRPWIQDFTASWIPGHIRYGKKELDAQIKALKDNGVEEYLLWNSGNRYTQHVKY; encoded by the coding sequence ATGGATTTCTTATTGGCAGCAATGTTACTACTTGGAAATCAAAGCGACACCCAGCAAGATATGACGATGAATAAACTATTATTGGCTACAATTCCGAAGCAAACAGGGGTTGCAGGACAAGGAAACACTTTGCCGGTTAGCGGAACAACAGGCGGTAAAGTTGATCCTCAGAAGGACGCACCCATAGTTAAAGGAGTATACGCCACAGCGCATACGGCTGCCGGTTCACGGATGCAGTCGCTCCTTACATTATTGGATGAGACTGAATTAAATTCTATGGTAATCGACATAAAGGACGACTGGGGCTACGTTACATACGATACTAAGAATCCCGCTATTACCGCGCTAGGCACAACCAAGCCGATTATCAAGGACATGAGCAAATTAATGAATACGTTGGAGCAGCACAAGATCTATCCGATTGCCCGCATCGTGGTATTCAAAGATTCGGTATTGGCCAAACAGAAGCCTAATCTCTCATTTATCAAAAAAGACGGTACCGTTTGGAAGAACGGTAAAGGCGACAGCTTTGTAAACCCATATGTGAAGCAGGTTTGGGATTATAATATTTCTGTCGCCAAGGAAGCGGCTAAGGCCGGTTTTAAGGAAATTCAGTTTGATTATGTGCGGTTTCCGGAAGGCTTCGAGAAGAAGGCCGATACCCTAGGTTTCTATAAGGACAAACGTAAGAGAACGGAAGCGGTTCAAGACTTTGTCAAATATGCCCGTGAGCAATTAGCTTCAGACGGAATCCGAATTTCCGTCGATATATTCGGATATGCGGCCGCTGTACCGGCCGCGGAAGGAATCGGGCAAGATTTTGTGAAAATCTCCGAAAATGTGGATGTGATCTGCCCGATGATCTATCCGAGCCATTACAGCGAGGGATGGTACGGGGCCAAAGTTCCTGACGCAGCACCGTACCAGACGATTGCCGGAGCTACTAAGGACACCCATAAGAAACTTGTGCCGATTGGAGCCAAGAAACCTATCATTCGCCCGTGGATTCAGGATTTCACCGCAAGCTGGATTCCGGGACATATCCGATACGGCAAGAAGGAACTTGACGCTCAGATCAAAGCACTGAAGGATAACGGCGTGGAAGAGTATCTGCTGTGGAATTCCGGCAACCGATACACACAACATGTGAAATATTGA
- a CDS encoding MFS transporter: protein MQKQIFRLRGLVFSYYAMQAVLLPFLPLYFAKQGYDSFQVGVLMMIGPFVAVFAQPMWGYISDRMQTVKKIVFLLWVCTVLSSVVLFTAQNFAVSITFSLLLYFFMMPSSPLLDGLTITSASNANISYGSIRMWGSIGFTVVAITAPFAINAIGGILNIKYIYWAVWLPAFIFLFLVKDVPSKGASITLKSFKSIFANRSFLFFLLMVFILMIPHRMNDGLYGLHLSSLGATATMVGWAWAIAAFGEVPAFALLGKYMHKFNELALLGVAGGLYALRWVVYALVQDPWLLMFLQVTASFTFGVFWVTAVSYAVRLVPEHLRSTGQSVLAAVFLGLAGITGGSAGGWIRGEYGGAGMYWFGAVLAAVASGMFFYAQAAERKNMSEVT, encoded by the coding sequence ATGCAGAAACAAATTTTCCGGTTGCGAGGTTTAGTGTTCAGTTATTATGCCATGCAAGCGGTGCTGTTGCCTTTTTTACCTTTATATTTTGCCAAACAGGGTTATGATTCATTTCAGGTGGGAGTGCTGATGATGATCGGCCCGTTTGTAGCCGTGTTTGCGCAGCCGATGTGGGGATACATTAGTGACCGAATGCAGACGGTGAAGAAGATTGTATTCTTGCTGTGGGTTTGTACGGTTCTTTCAAGTGTTGTATTGTTTACAGCTCAGAATTTTGCGGTTTCTATAACCTTTTCGTTGCTTCTGTATTTCTTCATGATGCCTTCGTCTCCGTTATTGGACGGGTTGACGATTACCTCCGCGAGTAATGCCAACATCTCATACGGCTCCATTCGAATGTGGGGCTCGATCGGGTTTACCGTCGTCGCGATTACGGCTCCTTTTGCAATAAATGCGATAGGAGGTATTTTGAACATTAAATACATTTACTGGGCTGTGTGGCTGCCTGCCTTCATATTCCTCTTCCTTGTAAAAGACGTACCGTCCAAAGGCGCTTCGATTACATTGAAATCGTTCAAATCCATATTCGCGAACCGTTCGTTTTTGTTTTTCTTATTGATGGTCTTTATCCTGATGATACCTCATCGTATGAATGATGGTCTGTATGGGTTGCATTTGAGCAGCTTGGGCGCGACCGCGACAATGGTCGGATGGGCATGGGCCATTGCCGCATTCGGAGAGGTCCCGGCATTTGCTTTACTAGGAAAGTATATGCATAAATTCAATGAACTTGCACTGTTGGGGGTTGCAGGCGGATTGTATGCTTTACGCTGGGTTGTCTATGCTTTGGTGCAGGATCCTTGGTTGCTCATGTTCCTTCAGGTTACGGCATCGTTCACGTTTGGCGTGTTTTGGGTCACAGCGGTAAGCTATGCGGTGCGGTTGGTCCCGGAGCACTTGCGTTCAACGGGTCAATCCGTTCTGGCGGCTGTATTTCTCGGTCTTGCGGGGATTACAGGAGGTTCCGCAGGCGGTTGGATTCGGGGAGAGTACGGCGGAGCGGGCATGTATTGGTTCGGGGCGGTTCTTGCCGCCGTGGCGAGCGGTATGTTCTTTTATGCGCAAGCGGCTGAACGTAAGAACATGTCTGAGGTTACCTAA
- the pfkA gene encoding 6-phosphofructokinase, with protein sequence MSVKSIAVLTSGGDSQGMNAAVRAVVRSALYHGLEVFAVQRGYQGLINDDIRPMDLRSVGDIIQRGGTILQTARCKEFLTPEGQQKGADNLRKRGIDGLVVIGGDGSYQGANKLSKLGIRTMGLPGTIDNDIPFTDFTIGFDTAVSIVVDAINKLRDTMTSHERSSVVEVMGRHCGDIALYAGLASGAEAILVPEVELDVHDVADRMSDNFRHGKRHSIILVAEGAGTGEDIAAQITARNGIEPRVTVLGHIQRGGAPTHNDRILASRLGDFAVRKLIEGDSGKALGLVNNELVATDINTVVNTKKPFNMNLYDLAMRLSQ encoded by the coding sequence ATGTCAGTGAAGTCGATTGCAGTATTAACCAGCGGAGGAGATTCTCAAGGGATGAACGCGGCTGTTCGCGCGGTTGTTCGGAGCGCGCTGTACCACGGCCTTGAGGTGTTTGCCGTTCAGAGAGGATATCAGGGTCTGATTAACGATGATATCCGCCCTATGGATTTGCGGAGTGTAGGAGATATTATTCAGCGCGGCGGAACAATCTTGCAAACCGCTCGTTGTAAAGAGTTTCTCACGCCGGAAGGTCAACAGAAAGGTGCCGATAACTTGCGTAAGCGGGGAATCGACGGCTTGGTGGTAATCGGAGGGGATGGATCTTATCAAGGCGCGAATAAATTGAGCAAACTGGGTATTCGCACCATGGGACTCCCTGGCACAATCGACAATGACATTCCGTTTACGGATTTCACCATTGGATTTGATACGGCCGTTTCCATTGTTGTGGATGCCATCAATAAATTACGGGATACCATGACTTCGCACGAACGTTCTTCCGTAGTTGAAGTTATGGGGAGACATTGCGGAGATATAGCTTTATATGCGGGACTTGCCAGCGGTGCGGAAGCGATTCTAGTTCCTGAAGTGGAATTGGACGTACATGATGTAGCGGACCGTATGTCAGATAATTTCCGTCATGGGAAGCGTCATAGTATTATTCTGGTTGCTGAGGGAGCCGGGACCGGTGAAGATATCGCGGCGCAAATCACTGCGCGCAACGGAATTGAACCAAGGGTGACCGTATTGGGACACATCCAGCGCGGCGGAGCGCCAACCCATAACGATCGCATTCTTGCAAGCCGTTTGGGTGATTTCGCGGTCCGCAAGTTGATTGAGGGCGATTCGGGTAAAGCATTAGGTTTAGTCAATAATGAATTGGTGGCTACGGATATTAATACGGTTGTAAACACGAAGAAACCATTCAATATGAATCTGTATGATTTAGCGATGCGTTTGTCTCAATAA
- a CDS encoding nitroreductase family protein, with translation MDFFQLKKIIQERRSIRKFTDQAVSAETIHEIIDCARYAPSDTNSQTWEFIAIVNKDKIKEIEAMTWEQLHLKAAQADAGGLTREAKLLTKSFGPYATAFSDAPVLIICLATPYQSKFRDRIFDPIGLVDEDVWREEGIKSSCLAAQNLMLAAHALGLGTCPMTGPVLLAEKPLKAYLNIPSDRQINMVISLGYPSDTPGKLPRKEVQEILTIVE, from the coding sequence ATGGACTTTTTTCAACTCAAAAAAATCATTCAAGAACGCCGGAGTATCCGTAAATTTACAGATCAAGCCGTTTCTGCGGAGACAATTCATGAGATTATCGATTGCGCGCGGTATGCGCCAAGCGATACCAATTCGCAAACCTGGGAATTCATCGCCATCGTAAACAAAGATAAAATTAAAGAAATCGAAGCGATGACTTGGGAGCAATTGCATCTTAAAGCCGCTCAGGCGGATGCGGGCGGATTGACCCGGGAAGCCAAATTGCTCACGAAATCATTTGGCCCCTATGCTACTGCGTTCTCGGATGCCCCGGTGCTCATCATTTGTCTGGCCACACCTTATCAATCCAAGTTCCGCGATCGCATCTTTGATCCCATTGGTTTGGTAGATGAAGATGTTTGGCGCGAGGAAGGAATCAAGAGTTCCTGTTTAGCAGCCCAGAACTTGATGCTGGCCGCGCATGCTTTAGGTTTGGGCACATGTCCTATGACAGGTCCTGTTCTGCTGGCGGAGAAACCGTTAAAGGCATATTTGAATATCCCTTCCGATCGTCAAATCAACATGGTCATTTCCTTAGGTTATCCTTCGGACACCCCGGGCAAGTTACCCCGTAAAGAGGTTCAAGAAATTCTTACAATAGTTGAATAA
- a CDS encoding DEAD/DEAH box helicase, whose translation MITFSELGLEPKVMQSISDMGFEEATPIQAKSIPIAISGRDLIGQAQTGTGKTAAFGIPLINKIPTSEEKISALIMAPTRELAIQVADEIGKLARFKGIRTLAIYGGQDIGKQIRALKKKPQVIIGTPGRLLDHINRKTIRLDDVKTVILDEADEMLDMGFMEDITSILSLVPKERQTMLFSATMPPNIRKLADQFLNNPEHVSVIPKQVSAPLIAQAYVEVHERQKFDALSRLLDMEAPELAIIFGRTKRRVDELAEALQKRGYSADGLHGDLSQNQRDAVMRKFRDGSIDVLVATDVAARGLDVSGVTHVINFDLPQDPESYVHRIGRTGRAGKEGTAWTFVSPREIDHLHFIEKVTRHKITKKPLPSLAEAIEGKQKLTAEKLIEVMNNEDYNEFKAISIQLLEQYDSVQLIAAAIKLLTGERKDVNVELTPEEPLRAKKKRFGDSKFGGGNRRFGSGGGSGSGGYGSGGSRSSSGPRSSGPRSGGSWKDGERRSDGSSSSRGGYSKDSRPNSDGPRKPRSTFAETK comes from the coding sequence TTGATTACATTTAGTGAACTTGGCTTAGAGCCGAAGGTCATGCAATCCATCAGCGACATGGGCTTTGAGGAGGCAACACCGATTCAGGCCAAATCGATTCCTATCGCCATCTCAGGCAGGGACTTAATTGGTCAAGCGCAGACAGGTACGGGAAAGACAGCTGCGTTCGGTATTCCGTTGATTAACAAGATCCCCACTTCCGAAGAGAAGATTTCCGCTTTAATCATGGCGCCGACAAGGGAATTGGCGATTCAGGTTGCGGATGAAATCGGTAAATTAGCACGGTTTAAAGGTATCCGTACTCTTGCGATTTACGGTGGACAGGATATCGGTAAGCAAATTCGCGCATTGAAGAAGAAGCCGCAAGTAATTATCGGAACACCTGGTCGCTTGCTGGATCATATTAACCGTAAGACCATTCGTTTAGACGATGTGAAGACGGTTATTTTGGATGAAGCGGATGAAATGCTGGATATGGGCTTCATGGAAGATATTACGTCCATTCTGAGCCTTGTGCCGAAAGAACGTCAAACGATGTTGTTCTCAGCTACAATGCCTCCGAACATTCGCAAACTGGCGGACCAGTTCCTGAATAATCCTGAGCATGTTTCGGTTATTCCTAAACAAGTCAGCGCGCCTTTAATTGCTCAAGCCTATGTAGAGGTTCATGAGCGCCAGAAGTTTGATGCGCTCAGCCGCTTGTTGGATATGGAAGCTCCTGAGCTTGCCATCATCTTCGGACGCACAAAGCGCCGTGTAGATGAACTTGCGGAAGCTCTGCAGAAGCGCGGTTACTCCGCTGACGGTCTGCATGGCGACTTGTCTCAGAATCAGCGGGATGCGGTTATGCGTAAATTCCGTGACGGCAGCATTGACGTATTGGTAGCTACTGACGTAGCTGCGCGCGGTCTTGATGTTTCCGGTGTAACACATGTTATCAACTTCGACCTTCCTCAAGATCCGGAAAGCTATGTTCACCGGATCGGCCGTACAGGTCGCGCGGGTAAAGAAGGAACGGCTTGGACGTTCGTGTCGCCTCGCGAAATTGATCACCTTCACTTTATCGAAAAGGTGACTCGTCACAAAATTACGAAGAAGCCATTGCCAAGTCTTGCGGAAGCCATCGAAGGCAAACAAAAGCTAACGGCTGAGAAACTTATTGAAGTGATGAACAACGAGGATTACAACGAATTTAAAGCCATCTCCATTCAACTTCTTGAGCAATATGACTCTGTACAACTGATTGCGGCAGCGATTAAATTGTTAACGGGCGAGCGTAAAGATGTGAATGTGGAGCTTACACCGGAAGAGCCGCTTCGCGCGAAGAAGAAACGCTTCGGAGACAGCAAATTCGGAGGCGGCAACAGACGGTTTGGCAGCGGCGGCGGTAGCGGCAGCGGCGGATACGGTTCCGGCGGCTCCAGAAGCTCTTCCGGGCCTCGCAGCAGCGGACCTCGCAGCGGCGGCAGCTGGAAAGACGGAGAGCGTCGCAGCGACGGTAGCAGCAGCAGCCGTGGCGGATACTCCAAGGACAGCCGTCCGAATTCGGATGGACCGCGTAAACCTCGCAGCACTTTTGCGGAAACGAAATAA
- a CDS encoding DUF3906 family protein, translating to MYLYKLEVELPDQLTYFVVIAETDEKAFEYVEPVAAKYYIATPEMKSVAIVEKKRMEKGTGYVIETGKI from the coding sequence ATGTATCTATATAAACTTGAAGTAGAATTGCCGGATCAGTTAACTTATTTTGTTGTCATAGCTGAAACGGACGAGAAGGCGTTCGAATATGTGGAGCCCGTGGCGGCTAAATATTATATTGCGACACCCGAAATGAAGAGTGTGGCCATCGTTGAAAAGAAGAGGATGGAAAAGGGTACAGGCTACGTCATTGAGACTGGAAAAATATAA
- a CDS encoding tetraprenyl-beta-curcumene synthase family protein → MTAGSVTVPQGPLRLMYRVYRYILPEVKKELGAWRTKAEQIPDQELRKQALASIQTKEFHCQGGSVYAAANLDQRHVLIPLIVALQTISDYLDNLCDRSTSLDPEDFRRLHQSMLDAVNPDWPMQDYYAFRTEKDDGAYLAELVQTCRRCVQQLPSYGAVREQVSELVGYYADLQVYKHIHHDLREGELLRWWEKHQSRHAHLSWNEFAAATGSTLGMFTLFLAASKPGLTRERAVVIRGAYFPHICALHILLDYLIDQEEDLQGGDLNFCNYYGNREATAARIAAIVEHARADINRMQDSNFHRMVIEGLLALYLSDPKVSGQSEVRAVTRQLMKNSPLSRLFFWMNSVWIRKTGSSGT, encoded by the coding sequence ATGACAGCAGGTAGCGTAACTGTACCGCAAGGACCACTACGTTTAATGTACCGTGTATATAGATACATATTGCCTGAAGTAAAGAAGGAATTAGGCGCTTGGCGAACCAAGGCAGAACAGATTCCTGATCAGGAATTACGTAAACAAGCTTTGGCAAGCATTCAAACCAAGGAATTTCATTGCCAGGGCGGATCGGTTTATGCCGCGGCTAATCTGGATCAAAGGCATGTGCTGATTCCGCTAATTGTTGCTCTGCAAACCATTTCCGATTATCTCGATAATCTTTGTGATCGCAGTACTTCCTTGGATCCGGAGGATTTTCGCAGATTGCATCAATCGATGCTCGACGCGGTTAATCCCGATTGGCCCATGCAGGATTATTATGCCTTTCGTACCGAGAAAGATGATGGGGCGTATCTGGCAGAGCTTGTACAGACATGCAGGAGATGTGTTCAACAATTGCCATCCTATGGAGCGGTTCGCGAGCAAGTTTCGGAGTTGGTGGGCTATTACGCGGACTTGCAAGTGTACAAACACATACACCACGATTTACGAGAAGGCGAGCTGCTGCGATGGTGGGAGAAGCATCAGTCCCGGCATGCGCATTTAAGCTGGAATGAGTTTGCTGCGGCTACCGGATCAACACTGGGGATGTTTACTTTATTCCTTGCAGCTTCCAAGCCGGGATTAACCCGCGAAAGAGCCGTCGTCATTCGGGGAGCTTATTTTCCTCACATTTGCGCCCTGCACATTCTGCTTGATTACTTAATTGATCAGGAAGAGGATTTGCAAGGCGGAGACTTGAACTTCTGTAACTATTACGGGAACCGGGAAGCAACAGCCGCCAGAATCGCGGCGATTGTTGAGCATGCGCGGGCAGATATTAACCGTATGCAGGACTCAAATTTTCATCGGATGGTGATTGAGGGGCTCTTGGCGTTATATTTGTCTGACCCCAAAGTCAGCGGACAGTCTGAAGTTCGCGCGGTGACGCGTCAATTAATGAAAAACAGCCCTTTATCGAGATTGTTTTTTTGGATGAACAGCGTCTGGATTCGTAAGACAGGCTCATCGGGCACTTAG
- a CDS encoding YesL family protein — translation MRGLMGGFYRISEWIMRLSVINVLWVVCSIPFIFVLFSFLQIVGTSTNTSELVFAYVIMGVVGAFAFFPATAAMFTVARKWVMGDEDVPLFKTFFRGYKENYKHSLLGGLLYTAISLIFYVNFIFYQGQTGTFQIISYIFIAFSVLMFASMFHFFSVMVHFHMKFWQVFKNSVLITIGRPVSTVLLAITNLVILYISFFKFTFLIPFFMGSVIAYMSFYQFNRIYNKTQLKLEQDALAAEEAAAVAEQEALTAEEPKAKENS, via the coding sequence ATGAGAGGTTTAATGGGAGGGTTTTACCGGATATCCGAATGGATTATGAGACTCTCCGTCATCAATGTGCTTTGGGTTGTGTGCTCGATCCCTTTTATTTTTGTATTGTTCAGCTTTCTGCAAATAGTGGGAACTTCTACAAATACATCTGAGCTTGTCTTTGCTTATGTGATAATGGGTGTTGTCGGAGCGTTTGCTTTCTTTCCGGCTACGGCTGCCATGTTTACGGTTGCCCGCAAGTGGGTGATGGGGGACGAAGATGTGCCTTTGTTCAAAACGTTCTTCCGCGGTTACAAGGAGAATTATAAGCATAGTTTACTTGGCGGGCTTCTCTATACGGCAATCAGTTTAATTTTTTATGTAAACTTTATATTTTATCAAGGCCAAACCGGCACATTTCAAATCATTTCCTATATTTTTATCGCATTCTCTGTGTTGATGTTTGCTTCGATGTTTCATTTCTTCTCTGTCATGGTACATTTTCATATGAAGTTCTGGCAAGTGTTCAAGAACTCGGTACTCATTACGATTGGGAGACCTGTATCAACCGTACTGCTGGCTATTACGAACCTGGTGATCTTGTATATCAGTTTCTTTAAGTTTACGTTCTTGATTCCCTTCTTTATGGGTAGTGTTATCGCATATATGTCCTTTTACCAATTCAATCGAATTTATAACAAAACACAGTTGAAATTGGAGCAGGATGCGTTAGCTGCAGAGGAAGCGGCGGCCGTTGCGGAACAGGAAGCTTTGACCGCTGAAGAACCTAAAGCGAAGGA
- a CDS encoding cold shock domain-containing protein, whose product MKGTVKWFNAEKGYGFISVEGGEDVFVHFSAIQGDGFKTLDEGQEVEFEITDGNRGPQAANVTKL is encoded by the coding sequence TTGAAGGGTACAGTTAAATGGTTTAACGCAGAAAAAGGCTACGGTTTTATCTCTGTTGAAGGTGGCGAAGATGTATTTGTGCATTTCTCCGCAATTCAAGGCGACGGATTCAAGACTCTTGATGAAGGTCAAGAAGTAGAATTCGAAATCACGGACGGAAACCGCGGTCCTCAAGCAGCTAACGTAACTAAATTATAA
- a CDS encoding DUF2164 domain-containing protein, whose product MVTKLPKETKQQMVSNLQIYVQEQWNQEIGQLPAELLLDFVLKELTPHVYNQAIDDASGLMSDRMTAMEEDLYALKKQIQLAKRTQ is encoded by the coding sequence ATGGTAACCAAACTTCCTAAAGAAACTAAGCAACAGATGGTATCCAATCTTCAAATTTATGTTCAAGAGCAATGGAATCAAGAAATAGGTCAGTTACCTGCAGAATTATTGTTGGACTTCGTGCTCAAAGAATTGACACCACATGTATATAATCAGGCTATTGATGATGCTTCTGGGTTAATGTCAGATCGCATGACGGCCATGGAAGAAGATCTCTATGCTCTGAAGAAGCAAATTCAACTTGCTAAGCGAACACAGTAA
- a CDS encoding YjcZ family sporulation protein — protein MTAAGYGGFTSTGAILVLFILLVIISKSFLY, from the coding sequence ATGACAGCAGCAGGCTACGGTGGCTTTACTTCCACAGGTGCGATTCTGGTTCTTTTCATCTTGTTGGTTATTATCAGCAAATCTTTCTTGTACTAA
- a CDS encoding YitT family protein, giving the protein MLKMFLNGLIIVAGAALIAAGFNFFLIPLNLLSGGISGISMLIGYFFGGNIGYIYLLLNIPIIIWGYFVLGRAFVMISILSVVFTTWFMQLFPASGVPTEQLLGAVFGGVLIGIGTGITLRIGGSSGGFDIVGSILTRNRDFPLGTAIFILNGLVILVLGFQENWDLALYSMISIFVTGKVIDIIHIKHVKVTAMIVTSQTDLMLDRLMKLHRGVTVMKTRGGYTHMDREMLMTVTTRYELVELQRIIKETDPKAFVNIVETVTVWGEFRRN; this is encoded by the coding sequence ATTTTGAAAATGTTCTTGAATGGTTTGATTATTGTAGCTGGGGCCGCCTTAATCGCCGCCGGCTTCAACTTTTTTCTGATTCCGTTAAATCTGTTAAGCGGCGGGATCTCCGGAATCTCCATGTTAATCGGATATTTCTTCGGAGGAAATATCGGATATATTTATCTCTTGTTAAACATACCCATTATTATCTGGGGTTATTTCGTCCTCGGACGAGCTTTCGTCATGATCAGTATCCTTTCGGTTGTTTTCACCACCTGGTTTATGCAGCTGTTCCCGGCATCGGGCGTACCGACCGAGCAATTACTTGGAGCCGTATTCGGCGGGGTGCTGATCGGAATCGGTACAGGCATCACCCTAAGAATCGGCGGTTCGAGCGGAGGGTTCGACATTGTCGGATCAATTCTGACCCGAAACCGGGATTTCCCTCTTGGTACGGCCATCTTCATTCTTAACGGCCTCGTCATATTGGTGCTTGGCTTTCAAGAAAACTGGGATTTGGCGCTTTACTCCATGATATCCATTTTTGTTACCGGAAAAGTAATTGATATTATTCACATCAAACATGTGAAGGTTACTGCCATGATCGTTACAAGCCAAACAGATTTGATGCTGGACAGGCTGATGAAGCTTCATCGGGGTGTTACCGTTATGAAAACCCGCGGCGGTTACACTCATATGGATCGCGAGATGTTAATGACTGTGACTACCCGCTATGAGCTTGTTGAATTGCAAAGAATTATTAAAGAGACCGATCCGAAAGCGTTTGTGAATATCGTTGAAACGGTAACCGTGTGGGGAGAATTCCGAAGAAACTAA